ttattagacttCTAGacatctaattaaaaaaatgtttgttgtaTATGCAAGATCATGACTGCTACGTAACTTGTGTTTATGTACAGAAGCCGTACTTCCCTGGCGGATAACGTCTGGGGCGATCATTAATTGATTTCACAATACAATGATATTATGGTATTTATGTATGATAGTATAATACgacgtatattatatttcaatgtcagaaagattaaaaataaaccgttgatataaatattagataccaacataaatgcattttataataaataactctgTTGTATAACGcactaaaaatagttttagatcaatatatgtttatttataatacactgaaaccaccactgaaatttcatgtgctttatttgtgtttataattcatctcgtgctcgacggtgaaggaaaacatcgtgaggaaacctgcacgtgtctactttcattgaaattctgccacatgtgtattctaccaacccgcattggagcagggtggtggaataagctccaaaccttctcctcaaaaggggaggccttagcccagcagtgggacattaacaggctgttacagtttactattactgttactgtacacaaacatttacaataaacgATGAATTTGTATGTTTGATAGCAACTTAACGAAGGTTGAATTGAATCAATTGTGTATATTTATCGAAGGAGCGTTGGGTAgaagttttaaattgaaaacgaaTTGTCTCTAATTTGAAATCGTTTCAGAACTTTTGGTTTATTTCTAGATACTATTTCGAGATTCCTGCTAACACTCCCCGGTAGATATACAGAAGTAATGATCGCTCTagacaatttaaaagaaaaaccatTTCACCTAGATAATacaggtttattttaaaaacgtaacaacgaataaaactattatagaatttgtagattaaaaaatattacctgtTAGATTACtggttgtagagctttgtgcaagctcgtctgggtaggtaccacccactcatcagatattctactgcaaaacagcagtacttgttattgttgtgttccggtttgaagggtgagtgagccagtgtaattacaggcacaagggacataaaatcttagttcccaaggttggtggcgcattggctttataagcgatggttgacatttcttacaatgccaatgtctaagggcgtttggtgaccacttaccatcaggtggcctaaatgctcatccgccttcctattctataaaaaaaaagaagatattTTTGCATTCCACAACAATAATACTTCAATATGAATAACGTTTTTCATTTTAGGTTTGATGAAAAGGAGAGCATTTCTGGTGTCCAGCAGCTCAAGTCTTCTGTTCAGAAGGGTATTCGTTCTCGCCTTTTGGAGTTGTATCCTCATCTCGAGAACCACATCGACCAAGTGCTGCCCAAAAAGGACACGTTCAGGATCGTGAAATGGTATGAACTAATCATTTAATATAGTTCTGAAGTATACCTTTTTAACATATGGTTTTCATAACACATTAATATAGGACAAACATCTTGGtatctatactattattataaatgcgaaagtaactctgttcaTATTTGTTGGCTGTAAGGCTAAGCCAGTGatctgattttgataaaaaaatatgatgcaAACTTTAACACAAAGGTAATTTTACCTTTTATACCTGACACTGGTtcatgcgggcgaagccgcCGGCGAAaactaatactatataataacatagtTCTATGCGGTGCCTTTGGTCTATTGTCTTGtgataatattgaattaacTTTGAAGTGCCTTTCACGGTCACCTACGTCTTTTACAATgtaacaattacaatttatcataacaatattttatagtaaaaatcacgataacataatatgtattcgTAACGATAACATTTTCTTAGCAGAagactaaattgttttatataatactggcttattacaatatttcttttaaatagtatttagtggagtttgtttttttttatttcttatctgtGCAACGGAATTTTTTACGCATATgtctaaatataaacatatataaactcAAATGAAGATCAAACATAGGTTGTATTTAAGTCTACAATGTCTGACTGTGGCACATTATTCGATTAGATATAAATCGTCACGGAGGGTGTTTGGAGGTCACTTGTATTCCATGACGCATACTACTATAAATACCTAATACCtattctactaatttatttaaaagctcATAATTGTGTAATTATACTACCCTTCaaaattattcacacatggccacctggtcccaaattaagcagagcttgtacgatggaaactagacaattgatatactacatataataattttattttgtaaatacatacgtatatagataattacacccagactcaggacaaacagacatgttcatgcacacaaatgtctgtcctgggtaggaatcgaacccaaaatcttcggcgtgaaaggcaagtatctaccaaccacgccaaccggcccgtcttaatatatataccaataaatgAATTACGTATTGTTTGTACCACAGACCTCCTTCTATAACACGCGAGCAAATCCGCGGTTGGCTACTAACAAGTGtatgatttgtatatattttttgttgataatcgattttttttatcatttcagtCATGACCATATTGAAATTATGGTGAATAGTGCCGGGGAGCTTCTGTTCTTCCGCCACCGTGAAGGACCCTGGATGCCGACTTTGAGACTTCTCCACAAGTGTAAGCAGAGTCCAATCCTAATTTACAATCCTCCTCCTATTTTCCAATCGTATCCAAGTGTGCAATGTAAGCTGAAGAAGTAGGGTGCGTCTTCGTGGACTTTATTTACTATACTTAAATATCTTCCTTCGTGTCTACATTTGTCGCGGACCTCGTTATCATTGTGATTCATCGGTCACGCAGTTCTTACATGGATTGATAGCTTacactgtttagttaaataacattatataaataattaatacattatcttaatatattgaATTCAAGTGGGCTTTTTTTAAGTACGTATATATCGTCGTATAAAGGTTACACCCGTAccaaatgtagattctatcaagAAGAACTGGTTACTTAGTATAGTATTAAAACAGTTTAGTTACCGGATGGGTATACAGGCCTTTGACCATTATTTTCGTTTCATTTAATACATTGTCATTGacaggatattatatatttatacgagcaatcaattataaaactacaaaataaaaatataacattcaaTATACGGCATATGAGCTACAGACAAAGTatccaataattaattactaatgcttttttttaaatatacactatgttgactaagatgttataataTGCGGCTTACATAAtcggttataattattaaaagtaataaaattgcttaatatattataactaaccAGGTAATATCTagcaacaaaaattaaacaaagatgaaagtacaaaatattagcgagtaaattatagttataaatataatatgtatcctttttgtatttatagatCCATTCTTTCTACCAATGCAACAAGTCGACAAGGGGGCAATTCGCTTCGTTCTGAGTGGCGCCAACATAATGTGCCCCGGATTAACGTCACCTGGGGCACGAATGTCACCAGTCGAAAAAAGCAGCGTTGTTGCTGTAATGGCT
This Nymphalis io chromosome 21, ilAglIoxx1.1, whole genome shotgun sequence DNA region includes the following protein-coding sequences:
- the LOC126776910 gene encoding malignant T-cell-amplified sequence 1 homolog; the encoded protein is MFKKFDEKESISGVQQLKSSVQKGIRSRLLELYPHLENHIDQVLPKKDTFRIVKCHDHIEIMVNSAGELLFFRHREGPWMPTLRLLHKYPFFLPMQQVDKGAIRFVLSGANIMCPGLTSPGARMSPVEKSSVVAVMAEGKQHALAVGITSLSTQDIAKVNKGVGIENCHYLNDGLWQMKPVK